In one window of Candidatus Margulisiibacteriota bacterium DNA:
- the ilvB gene encoding biosynthetic-type acetolactate synthase large subunit gives MKYSGAEITIKLLEQQGITTIAGIPGGTNLPLYNALYKSSIRHILARHEQGAGYIAQGIARSSGKTAVCFATSGPGATNLLTAIADAKLDSIPIIGITGQVPTSLIGTDAFQEVDTYGLTLPITKHNFLVRSVSELLTTIPEAFEIAQADRPGPVVIDIPKDVQMSEIEINGWPSISCEKKQKSIDSPKLEQIATMINESKRPILYIGGGIIHSSAHKNLLEFANKNSIPVTCTLMGLGAFPADNSLYLGMLGMHGARHTNYLVKETDLLLAFGVRFDDRATGNIKKFCPEANIIHIDIDQSEINKIKETTHSLTGDIDATIQSLLPLVHNDRRHEWISYVEKIKNRTPVKLPPEADEFHPINIIKTIGNLAERDSIIVTDVGQHQMWVAQTYPFKAPRTLLTSGGLGTMGFGLPTAIGAALANPEKRIICFSGDGSILMNIQELATLADHNLNVTVIIMNNGHLGLVRQQQELFYEKNYIASKFLSNPDFITIGRGFGIKGYDLKGCHDLRKIFAQSLIEPGPCIVNAPIHYSENVMPMVPPGAGNHEMIGGESYDC, from the coding sequence ATGAAATACTCAGGAGCCGAAATAACAATCAAATTACTAGAACAACAAGGGATTACTACAATTGCCGGAATCCCTGGAGGAACAAACCTGCCACTATACAATGCATTATATAAAAGCAGTATTCGGCATATACTTGCGCGACACGAACAAGGTGCCGGGTATATTGCACAAGGAATTGCCCGGTCATCAGGGAAAACAGCAGTTTGCTTTGCTACATCCGGACCAGGAGCAACAAATCTTCTGACCGCTATTGCTGATGCAAAACTGGATTCTATACCGATAATCGGCATCACAGGGCAAGTTCCGACCTCACTTATCGGTACCGATGCTTTCCAGGAAGTAGATACCTACGGACTTACTTTACCGATCACCAAGCATAACTTTCTGGTCAGATCAGTAAGCGAACTGCTGACGACAATCCCTGAGGCCTTCGAAATCGCCCAAGCCGATCGGCCAGGGCCCGTGGTTATCGATATTCCCAAAGATGTTCAAATGTCAGAAATCGAGATTAATGGCTGGCCAAGTATTTCCTGCGAAAAGAAGCAAAAGTCTATAGACTCCCCTAAGCTTGAACAGATAGCAACAATGATTAACGAATCCAAACGTCCAATTCTTTATATAGGTGGAGGCATAATTCATTCCAGTGCCCATAAAAATCTTTTAGAATTTGCTAATAAAAATTCTATACCTGTAACCTGTACACTTATGGGACTGGGAGCCTTTCCGGCAGACAATTCGCTATACCTTGGCATGCTTGGTATGCACGGCGCACGTCATACTAACTACCTTGTCAAAGAGACCGATCTGCTTCTGGCCTTTGGGGTTAGATTTGATGACAGAGCTACTGGAAATATCAAAAAATTCTGTCCCGAAGCGAACATTATCCATATCGATATCGATCAGTCGGAAATTAACAAAATCAAAGAAACAACACACTCCCTTACAGGAGATATCGATGCCACGATCCAATCCTTGTTACCACTTGTTCACAATGATCGCCGTCACGAATGGATATCCTATGTCGAAAAAATTAAAAATAGAACTCCGGTTAAATTACCACCTGAAGCAGACGAATTCCACCCGATAAATATAATCAAAACTATAGGTAATTTAGCAGAGAGGGACTCTATCATAGTAACTGACGTCGGACAGCATCAAATGTGGGTAGCTCAAACGTATCCCTTCAAGGCTCCCCGTACCCTGCTCACTTCCGGAGGTCTTGGAACAATGGGATTCGGATTACCAACCGCCATCGGTGCTGCCCTGGCTAATCCCGAAAAGCGCATTATCTGCTTCAGCGGTGATGGATCCATTCTCATGAATATCCAGGAACTAGCGACACTCGCTGATCACAACCTTAATGTAACAGTGATCATTATGAATAACGGACACTTGGGACTTGTCCGCCAGCAACAGGAATTATTCTATGAAAAAAATTATATTGCATCAAAATTCCTGTCAAATCCGGATTTTATTACCATTGGTCGTGGATTTGGCATAAAAGGTTATGATTTAAAAGGTTGCCATGATTTGAGAAAGATTTTTGCGCAATCACTCATCGAACCAGGTCCATGTATAGTAAACGCACCAATACATTACTCAGAAAATGTTATGCCGATGGTTCCTCCGGGCGCCGGAAATCATGAAATGATCGGAGGTGAAAGTTATGACTGCTAA
- a CDS encoding acetolactate synthase isozyme 1 small subunit: MTANIIIELTVQNHAGVLSHITGLFSRRAFNLEGILCGPVGDGTTSKLYLLVNKDARLDQIVNHLKKLYDVIEVLLREDSDNTLLNQLFKLLTSEK, from the coding sequence ATGACTGCTAATATTATTATCGAATTAACTGTCCAGAATCATGCCGGGGTCCTGTCGCATATCACCGGATTGTTCTCCAGACGTGCCTTCAACCTCGAAGGAATTTTATGCGGTCCGGTCGGGGATGGAACAACAAGCAAACTGTACCTGTTGGTAAACAAAGATGCACGGCTCGACCAAATCGTAAACCATCTGAAAAAACTCTACGATGTTATCGAAGTATTGTTAAGGGAAGATTCCGACAATACCCTGCTCAATCAGCTATTTAAATTATTAACTAGCGAAAAGTAG
- the prmA gene encoding 50S ribosomal protein L11 methyltransferase → MSEFYTVTIELNHSFEEQVSSILDLISPESYAYESPFQKDRTLDSRFCLYFDSEEKARQTKKILSPLLEPISPEMILTIAEGDDADWQNEWKKFFQPIPIGEKLIILPAWEEVDAPLDKAVVLIDPGMAFGNGGHATTKGCLVFLEKLIEPNMTILDFGTGSGILAIAAHKLGANYVDAIDNDSVAIEIAAKNCQQNRCEDSIHLMVGESGIIPSRHYDLIVANITADVIMEHFDKLIDQQPKLRHLILSGIIKHKKPALDEYLAQRNIHPSELWHENGWFTYLIKTS, encoded by the coding sequence ATGTCAGAATTCTATACCGTTACCATTGAGCTTAACCATAGTTTCGAAGAACAAGTGAGTTCCATCCTGGATTTGATATCACCGGAATCCTACGCATACGAATCTCCCTTTCAGAAAGACCGGACATTGGACAGCAGATTCTGTCTCTATTTCGATTCGGAAGAAAAAGCCCGGCAAACAAAAAAAATCCTTAGCCCATTACTAGAACCTATTTCCCCGGAGATGATACTCACAATAGCAGAAGGTGACGATGCCGACTGGCAAAACGAATGGAAAAAATTCTTTCAGCCAATACCAATCGGCGAAAAACTCATAATACTCCCTGCCTGGGAAGAAGTCGATGCTCCTCTGGACAAAGCCGTTGTACTGATCGACCCGGGAATGGCTTTCGGTAATGGTGGTCACGCCACGACAAAAGGCTGTCTCGTCTTTCTCGAAAAACTCATCGAACCGAATATGACCATTCTCGATTTTGGCACTGGATCTGGCATCCTCGCCATTGCGGCACACAAGCTCGGTGCAAATTATGTCGATGCGATTGATAATGATTCTGTAGCGATTGAAATCGCAGCGAAGAACTGTCAACAAAATAGGTGTGAAGATTCCATTCATCTGATGGTCGGAGAATCTGGCATAATTCCGTCCAGACATTATGACCTTATCGTTGCAAACATCACTGCTGATGTGATTATGGAGCATTTCGATAAGCTTATCGACCAGCAGCCAAAACTCCGCCATCTGATCCTCTCAGGCATCATCAAGCATAAGAAACCTGCACTAGACGAATATCTTGCCCAACGAAACATCCACCCATCGGAACTATGGCATGAAAACGGCTGGTTCACATACCTCATTAAAACAAGTTAG
- a CDS encoding ATP-dependent protease, whose translation MNQDNNNNNNKRLLPQDLIKECDPNIFGFETTADTQGNLVTIGQDRALRAIDFGLNIKNDNFNMYISGTPGTGRGTTIIDEVNKLAASEPIPQDICYINNFRNPDEPTSLELSAGIGCQFKKDIEKLIENLGSEIQRAFTTEQYEKNKESIKDELESERAETETGLQTFANEREMGIQRTLTDLVVVAHHNGRPMTLEEYDKLPHEKKEEINRKRKEVTEKINEYTSKVSSLQREYKEKIEELNKKVVLAATGELLNEIKNKYQSYEEIIKHIDNIQDDIIENLDVLIREDEAQASPFFSVRGSKEDVYNKYRVNLLIDNCNTKGAPVVFEQNPTYYNLIGYIEYRVRFGALSTDFSKIKAGAVHKANGGYLIVEASQLLRDYYAWDSLKKVMKYKEVKIEDITQRYGFSPTTGLKPQAVPVNVKVIIIGTPMIYQLLHYYDEDFERLFKVKADFDTATKKTDDILRQYASFISQKCNDEKLTPFSKNAVAQIINYSSRLVSHQEKLSTRFADIVDVMKSADYWGRKENAQTIEEQHVKQALKEKIYRSNMIEEKIQEMIRENTIMIGVEGTKTGEINGLSVLSVGDYSFGMPSRITANTYLGDGSILNIEREVKMSGKIHSKGILILNGYLDHKYGQDKPLSLKASICFEQSYEGIDGDSASSTELYCILSSLSDLPLRQDIAVTGSVNQKGEVQAIGGANQKIEGFFEICKIKGLSGNQGVMIPAENIKHLMLKDEVINAVKENKFHIYAVRTIDEGIEILTGKESGVMQADGSYPEGSVNQLVNAKLTKYAMITKSFGKDIKDS comes from the coding sequence ATGAATCAAGATAATAATAATAATAATAATAAACGCCTGCTACCCCAGGATCTCATTAAGGAATGTGACCCGAATATATTCGGTTTCGAAACAACTGCTGACACGCAAGGAAATCTGGTAACTATTGGTCAGGACAGGGCACTCAGAGCTATTGACTTTGGCCTAAACATCAAAAATGATAATTTCAACATGTACATTTCCGGAACACCAGGAACAGGAAGGGGTACAACGATAATCGACGAAGTCAACAAACTGGCTGCCAGCGAACCGATTCCCCAGGATATTTGCTATATCAATAATTTTAGAAATCCTGACGAACCAACGTCCCTGGAACTTTCAGCCGGGATAGGGTGTCAGTTTAAAAAAGACATAGAAAAATTAATTGAAAATCTGGGCTCTGAAATTCAACGTGCTTTTACAACAGAACAATACGAAAAAAACAAAGAAAGCATTAAAGACGAACTTGAAAGTGAACGAGCTGAAACAGAAACAGGACTTCAGACTTTTGCAAATGAACGAGAAATGGGAATACAAAGGACTTTGACTGATTTAGTAGTTGTGGCACATCACAACGGTCGTCCGATGACCCTCGAAGAATATGACAAATTACCTCACGAAAAAAAGGAAGAAATTAACAGAAAAAGAAAAGAAGTTACAGAAAAAATTAATGAATACACAAGTAAAGTTAGCAGTTTGCAAAGAGAGTATAAGGAAAAAATAGAGGAACTCAATAAGAAGGTAGTATTGGCTGCTACTGGAGAATTACTCAACGAAATTAAAAATAAATATCAAAGCTATGAAGAAATTATAAAACATATCGATAACATACAAGATGATATTATTGAAAACCTCGATGTGCTCATAAGAGAAGATGAGGCTCAAGCTTCTCCATTTTTCTCAGTTCGTGGATCAAAGGAAGACGTTTATAATAAATACCGGGTTAACCTATTAATTGATAACTGTAATACCAAAGGCGCACCGGTCGTTTTTGAACAGAATCCGACTTACTACAATCTCATCGGATATATCGAATATCGAGTAAGGTTCGGAGCACTCTCCACCGATTTTTCAAAAATAAAAGCTGGCGCTGTTCATAAGGCAAATGGAGGTTATCTGATTGTAGAAGCCTCTCAGTTATTGCGGGATTACTATGCCTGGGATTCTCTAAAAAAAGTTATGAAATATAAGGAGGTAAAAATAGAGGATATTACACAAAGATACGGGTTTTCCCCGACAACCGGACTCAAGCCTCAAGCTGTGCCGGTCAACGTAAAAGTAATAATCATCGGCACGCCCATGATATATCAGCTCTTACATTATTATGACGAAGATTTTGAAAGGCTCTTCAAAGTAAAAGCTGACTTCGACACAGCTACTAAAAAAACAGATGACATCCTGCGGCAATATGCTTCCTTCATTTCTCAAAAATGTAACGATGAAAAGCTGACTCCCTTTAGCAAAAACGCGGTTGCTCAAATAATCAATTACAGCTCAAGACTTGTTTCTCATCAAGAAAAGCTCAGCACTCGGTTTGCAGATATTGTTGACGTTATGAAGTCCGCAGATTACTGGGGACGAAAAGAAAACGCCCAGACTATTGAGGAACAACACGTTAAACAAGCTTTAAAAGAAAAAATATACCGGTCAAACATGATAGAAGAAAAAATTCAGGAAATGATCAGGGAAAACACCATAATGATTGGGGTGGAAGGCACAAAAACCGGTGAAATAAACGGACTATCAGTTCTCAGTGTCGGAGATTATTCCTTTGGTATGCCGTCACGCATTACAGCCAATACCTATCTTGGAGACGGAAGTATTCTGAACATTGAACGCGAGGTAAAAATGAGCGGAAAAATTCATTCAAAAGGAATACTCATACTAAACGGCTACCTTGACCATAAGTATGGACAGGACAAACCATTATCACTCAAAGCAAGCATCTGCTTCGAACAAAGCTACGAAGGGATCGACGGTGATAGCGCATCAAGTACAGAACTTTACTGTATCCTATCAAGTCTTTCTGACTTGCCGCTTAGGCAGGATATCGCAGTTACAGGATCAGTCAATCAAAAAGGAGAAGTCCAGGCTATAGGCGGCGCAAACCAGAAAATAGAAGGATTTTTCGAGATTTGTAAAATTAAAGGGCTTTCTGGAAACCAGGGTGTAATGATCCCAGCCGAAAACATTAAGCATCTAATGCTGAAAGACGAGGTCATTAATGCCGTGAAAGAAAACAAATTCCATATTTATGCGGTACGAACTATCGATGAAGGAATAGAAATTCTAACAGGAAAAGAATCCGGGGTAATGCAAGCAGATGGAAGTTATCCGGAAGGATCGGTTAACCAGCTTGTTAACGCGAAGCTGACCAAATACGCAATGATTACAAAAAGTTTTGGAAAAGACATAAAAGATAGTTAA
- a CDS encoding cysteine methyltransferase has product MKTTIYYNYSNLPPLGNICLAGTNDLLYKIALGNNANEDVQYWLSYNISEPDIIFSDKYGTPFFDQLKKYFDHELKQPEYPYFLEMPPFTQKVLQAVASIPYGQTRTYGEIALMADSPRASRAVGNACHANPLPLLIPCHRVISQKDIGGFAPGIGYKKTLLQLEAGH; this is encoded by the coding sequence ATGAAAACAACCATTTATTACAATTATTCTAATTTACCACCACTGGGAAATATTTGTCTCGCAGGAACAAATGACCTCCTCTACAAGATCGCTTTGGGAAATAACGCAAATGAAGACGTACAATACTGGTTAAGTTATAATATTTCTGAGCCTGATATCATATTCTCTGACAAATATGGAACACCTTTCTTTGACCAATTAAAAAAGTATTTCGATCACGAGCTCAAACAACCAGAGTATCCATATTTTCTCGAAATGCCTCCGTTTACCCAAAAAGTTCTCCAGGCTGTTGCAAGCATTCCATATGGACAGACTCGAACATACGGAGAGATAGCGCTGATGGCGGATAGTCCAAGAGCCAGTCGAGCCGTTGGAAATGCCTGTCATGCCAATCCTCTCCCGCTTCTTATACCCTGTCATAGAGTAATTTCACAGAAAGATATCGGAGGGTTCGCGCCAGGTATCGGATACAAAAAAACGCTTCTGCAGCTTGAAGCCGGCCATTAG
- a CDS encoding TlyA family rRNA (cytidine-2'-O)-methyltransferase, with protein MNKKVRIDHLLVEKELFPTKHKAQAAIMSGKIFVDNKRIDKCGTFVKPSSPIEITKPELTYVGRGGEKLEKAILTFNIDVSRKSAADIGASTGGFSDCLLHNGCALVYAIDVGYGQLDMAIRKDHRVIPIERTNARHLTWETFREISLKAIKSEIKQGKNLEITEPEPVDLIVMDVSFISILKILEALKNIMKPEADIVSLVKPQFEATKEQVGKGGVITDPKVHGEVLERVINGAKEQGFETINWCESPIKGATGNKEFFVHLRLNQS; from the coding sequence ATGAATAAAAAAGTTAGAATTGATCATTTACTCGTTGAAAAAGAACTATTCCCGACTAAGCATAAAGCCCAAGCAGCTATCATGTCAGGAAAAATCTTTGTCGACAATAAAAGGATAGATAAATGCGGTACCTTTGTTAAGCCTTCGTCCCCAATCGAGATAACGAAACCGGAATTAACCTACGTAGGAAGAGGCGGCGAAAAGCTGGAAAAGGCTATTCTTACTTTTAACATTGATGTCAGCAGGAAGTCAGCAGCAGATATCGGAGCCTCAACGGGAGGTTTCAGCGACTGCTTACTCCATAACGGATGCGCACTCGTTTATGCGATCGATGTGGGCTACGGACAACTTGATATGGCAATTCGAAAAGACCATCGGGTCATTCCGATCGAACGTACAAATGCCAGACACCTTACCTGGGAAACCTTTCGGGAAATTTCCCTCAAAGCAATAAAAAGCGAAATTAAACAAGGGAAAAATTTAGAAATAACCGAACCAGAGCCTGTTGACCTCATTGTCATGGACGTCTCTTTTATTTCTATCCTAAAAATACTTGAAGCGCTCAAGAATATAATGAAGCCTGAAGCCGACATTGTATCACTCGTCAAACCGCAATTCGAAGCCACCAAAGAACAAGTTGGAAAAGGCGGAGTCATCACTGACCCAAAGGTTCATGGTGAAGTACTTGAGAGAGTAATTAACGGAGCAAAAGAACAAGGATTTGAAACAATTAACTGGTGTGAATCGCCAATTAAAGGTGCTACCGGCAATAAAGAATTCTTCGTTCATTTAAGGCTCAATCAATCTTAA
- a CDS encoding NAD(+) kinase (catalyzes the phosphorylation of NAD to NADP) has product MGKRYSLFSKDSLMNTIAIFFNNQKEKATQAAETLQTWLEENNYKYIIENVTATSDNRIKKADLIISLGGDGTTLRAARLSSQYNIPILGVSLGTLGFLAEVSVDKLTEAITNIANDNYTIDERSMLVLKILENGKEIENAFALNEVVVTSTRTRMVMLDVFVSNNYVTSYSADGLIISTPTGSTAYNLSAGGPILSPKLDATIITPICAHSLNLRSLVVSGNDEVIIRPSNPYHFSSALVSLDGQKDINLTECNYLSIKKAKKTVKFIRFADFCFFEALRSKLKWSGKAH; this is encoded by the coding sequence ATGGGGAAAAGGTACAGTTTATTTTCAAAGGATAGTCTCATGAATACGATAGCCATATTTTTTAACAACCAGAAAGAAAAAGCTACACAGGCAGCTGAAACGCTTCAAACATGGCTTGAAGAAAATAACTACAAATATATTATTGAAAACGTTACAGCAACAAGCGATAATCGCATAAAAAAAGCAGACTTGATTATATCCCTTGGTGGTGACGGTACTACACTAAGGGCAGCTAGACTTAGCAGTCAGTACAACATCCCGATATTGGGAGTTTCCCTGGGCACATTAGGATTCTTAGCTGAAGTAAGTGTTGATAAGCTCACTGAGGCGATTACCAACATTGCAAATGATAATTACACGATAGATGAGAGATCCATGCTCGTTCTCAAAATATTAGAAAACGGAAAAGAAATCGAGAACGCTTTTGCGCTAAACGAAGTCGTCGTAACTTCTACCCGGACAAGGATGGTCATGCTGGATGTATTCGTCTCAAACAATTATGTTACCTCCTATTCCGCAGATGGATTAATTATCTCAACACCGACAGGGTCAACTGCCTATAACTTGTCTGCGGGAGGGCCAATTCTTTCTCCAAAGCTGGACGCAACTATTATTACGCCTATCTGCGCTCATTCCCTTAATCTAAGATCACTAGTTGTATCTGGGAATGATGAGGTTATAATAAGACCTAGCAACCCTTACCATTTTAGTTCTGCATTAGTCTCACTCGATGGGCAAAAAGATATTAATTTGACGGAATGCAACTATTTATCGATAAAAAAAGCCAAGAAGACCGTCAAATTTATTAGATTTGCTGATTTTTGCTTTTTTGAAGCATTACGATCAAAACTTAAATGGAGCGGCAAAGCACATTAA
- the recN gene encoding DNA repair protein RecN, with protein sequence MERQSTLMLQQLIINNYKLIDSLHIDFNNGLTILTGETGAGKSILLDAIKLILGDRGSPSLIKNNESPLIVEAQFSTINKEVITLLGTYDIETENNELHIYRKIDKDGKNVIRINGLPVNVKILKEIGENLIDLCSQHQHQSLFSKSNHKLILDNFGGHEIASLKAAVEQERTQYIILKNKYNDLNNNLQNIEKEKGFITYQINEIEEAGLKPDEENYLILEKQKLENATTLSQESSQALKKLSDTDEYIRKSLSHLVTLSKIDENITSAKSLLETAVYSIEEVIRDLSDYNEKIEYSPEALIEIDDRLFLINKLKRKYGPLFSDVMNTYNQLKSDYEKFTLPENDLDYLVAELSKLEASLAKHATELSTQRKKVAVDIEKLITHELDNLMLQHSTFSVSIMHQDDEDGINVGSRKTKLYPDGIDDIEFLFSANPGTPPGELKDIVSGGELSRVMLALKTIFIKSGTTPTIIFDEIDTGVSGNAAAKIAQKIKELSRNFQVICVTHLAIIAAQGNTHILVNKLIEKDHTVVTTEVLEEKNREEEIARLLGGTQLSITFKHAQELLKSVENY encoded by the coding sequence ATGGAGCGGCAAAGCACATTAATGCTACAACAATTAATAATTAATAACTATAAGCTTATCGACTCACTCCATATTGATTTCAATAATGGGTTAACCATCCTCACCGGAGAAACAGGTGCCGGAAAATCGATCCTGCTCGATGCAATCAAACTAATACTTGGCGACAGAGGCTCTCCAAGTTTAATTAAGAACAACGAAAGCCCGCTAATTGTTGAAGCACAGTTTTCCACAATTAATAAAGAGGTCATCACTCTACTGGGAACTTATGATATTGAAACAGAAAATAACGAGCTGCATATTTACAGAAAAATCGACAAAGATGGAAAAAATGTTATCCGCATCAACGGACTCCCGGTCAATGTTAAAATACTCAAAGAAATCGGGGAGAACCTTATCGATTTATGCAGTCAGCACCAGCACCAATCATTGTTCTCAAAAAGTAACCATAAGCTTATCCTTGATAACTTCGGAGGACATGAAATCGCATCCCTCAAAGCAGCAGTGGAACAAGAACGCACGCAATATATAATACTAAAAAACAAATACAATGATCTTAACAATAACCTTCAAAATATCGAAAAAGAAAAAGGGTTCATAACCTATCAGATCAACGAAATCGAAGAAGCCGGTCTAAAACCGGATGAAGAAAATTACCTTATTTTAGAAAAGCAGAAACTTGAAAATGCAACCACTCTCTCACAGGAAAGTTCACAAGCCTTAAAAAAACTTTCCGATACAGATGAGTATATAAGAAAATCATTGAGTCACCTTGTAACCTTATCCAAAATTGATGAGAATATAACTTCGGCAAAAAGCCTCTTAGAAACTGCAGTATATTCTATTGAAGAAGTAATCAGAGATCTCAGTGATTATAACGAAAAAATAGAGTACTCTCCAGAAGCACTCATTGAAATCGATGACCGGCTGTTTCTCATTAATAAACTTAAAAGAAAGTACGGTCCTCTATTTTCTGATGTTATGAATACCTACAATCAATTAAAAAGTGATTACGAAAAGTTTACGCTCCCTGAAAACGACCTTGATTACCTGGTTGCCGAACTTAGCAAATTAGAAGCGTCCCTGGCAAAACATGCAACAGAACTCTCCACACAACGAAAAAAGGTTGCAGTCGATATTGAGAAGCTAATTACCCACGAATTAGATAATCTCATGCTCCAGCATTCGACATTTTCTGTTTCTATAATGCACCAGGATGATGAAGACGGTATCAATGTTGGAAGCAGAAAAACAAAACTCTATCCTGATGGAATCGATGATATCGAATTTCTCTTTAGCGCTAACCCCGGGACTCCGCCAGGAGAATTAAAAGACATCGTTTCAGGTGGGGAGCTATCAAGAGTAATGCTTGCTTTAAAAACTATTTTCATTAAATCAGGTACAACACCAACAATAATCTTTGATGAAATTGATACTGGCGTTTCAGGGAACGCAGCAGCTAAAATAGCCCAGAAAATAAAAGAACTATCACGTAATTTCCAAGTCATTTGTGTCACTCATTTAGCAATTATCGCAGCTCAGGGCAATACGCATATATTAGTAAATAAGCTCATCGAAAAAGATCATACAGTTGTAACAACTGAAGTCCTTGAGGAGAAAAACCGGGAAGAAGAAATCGCCAGGCTCCTTGGCGGCACACAATTATCGATTACCTTCAAACACGCACAGGAATTACTAAAAAGCGTAGAAAACTACTAA
- a CDS encoding serine/threonine protein kinase: MKSIWNNLSEENILNTVEALTSIPLNNLCLQRNSYINRVYELEKQDPRERLIVKFYRPNRWTKTMILEEHRFVQELAIKDIPVIPPLIIEDKTLFSFNNIPFTIFPKKGGRALDELDDETWIALGRLIARIHVSGAQHKKSTRITWRPSEATQRHLAILLAHPHIPEDFVNPLKTMTELFIKKADPLFNKQDFILLHGDCHKGNLIHRPGEGTYILDFDDMCFGPPIQDLWMLLSGPIEHARQEFNLILEGYEMFRAFPYQSVKIVPSLRAMRIIHFASWCAIQSSDPDFNHHFPEWGTPRYWNGLIRDLQSIVYSDLEQPNI; encoded by the coding sequence ATGAAAAGCATCTGGAATAATTTGTCTGAAGAAAACATCCTCAATACCGTAGAAGCATTAACTTCCATCCCATTGAACAACTTATGCCTCCAACGAAATAGCTACATAAATCGGGTCTATGAGCTGGAAAAACAAGATCCCAGGGAAAGGCTCATCGTAAAATTTTATAGACCTAATCGATGGACAAAGACTATGATCCTCGAAGAACATAGGTTTGTACAAGAACTTGCGATCAAGGATATTCCGGTCATTCCGCCCTTGATAATCGAAGATAAGACTCTTTTTTCATTTAATAACATTCCGTTTACTATTTTCCCAAAAAAAGGTGGAAGAGCACTGGACGAGCTCGACGATGAAACCTGGATCGCACTCGGAAGACTGATTGCACGCATCCATGTTAGCGGGGCCCAACACAAAAAATCAACTCGTATTACCTGGCGACCATCTGAAGCTACCCAACGCCATCTGGCAATATTACTAGCCCATCCCCATATTCCTGAAGATTTTGTTAATCCGCTAAAAACGATGACAGAATTGTTTATTAAAAAAGCCGATCCGTTATTCAACAAACAAGATTTCATTCTTCTGCATGGAGATTGCCACAAAGGGAATCTTATCCATAGACCAGGAGAAGGAACTTATATTCTTGATTTCGATGATATGTGTTTTGGCCCTCCGATACAGGATCTATGGATGCTCCTCTCAGGACCAATAGAACATGCTCGTCAAGAATTCAATTTAATCTTAGAAGGATATGAAATGTTTCGCGCTTTTCCTTATCAATCCGTTAAAATTGTTCCTTCTCTCCGGGCTATGAGAATCATCCACTTTGCCTCCTGGTGTGCAATCCAAAGCAGCGATCCTGACTTTAATCACCACTTCCCGGAATGGGGTACCCCGAGATATTGGAATGGACTCATAAGAGATCTGCAATCCATAGTGTATTCTGATCTAGAGCAACCAAACATTTAA